From Phaeocystidibacter marisrubri, the proteins below share one genomic window:
- a CDS encoding DUF6089 family protein, producing the protein MRKLIFLLSIGLGCTISLHGQRSLRYQELQLSVGTMNYNGEITTNLDPGTLLLEMGYYASLDYTHYFGPKWGMGSRLGYGTVSADDANHDNPNRGLSFNSDIVEWNGHIIYHFRKFGKYYQSHRSTFFLKVSGGATWVHAFYPEGMQLSDGAELYPGTNGGFNLGLGGGLKFRLNRVSVLTLEFMGHYLYSDLVEGFSLPEDNGTDGYGGIRIGYAYQFL; encoded by the coding sequence ATGCGTAAATTGATTTTCCTCTTAAGTATAGGACTCGGTTGTACCATTTCTCTCCATGGTCAACGCTCACTTCGTTATCAAGAACTTCAACTCTCGGTAGGAACGATGAACTATAACGGAGAGATCACAACGAATCTTGATCCAGGAACGCTTCTCTTGGAAATGGGCTATTATGCCTCCTTAGATTATACTCATTATTTTGGCCCCAAATGGGGTATGGGCTCTCGGTTAGGCTACGGAACTGTATCCGCAGATGATGCCAATCACGACAATCCCAATCGCGGACTTTCCTTCAATTCGGATATTGTAGAGTGGAATGGTCATATCATCTACCACTTTAGAAAGTTTGGGAAGTATTATCAATCGCACCGCTCTACTTTTTTCCTGAAAGTGAGTGGAGGTGCCACTTGGGTACACGCATTTTATCCTGAAGGAATGCAACTTTCGGATGGAGCAGAACTTTACCCAGGTACGAACGGAGGCTTCAATCTCGGTTTAGGAGGGGGGCTTAAATTTCGCCTCAATCGAGTGTCAGTTCTCACTTTAGAGTTCATGGGGCACTATCTATACTCTGATCTAGTGGAAGGATTTTCTCTTCCCGAAGACAATGGAACGGATGGCTATGGTGGTATTCGAATTGGCTATGCCTATCAATTCCTTTGA
- a CDS encoding sensor histidine kinase, producing MTTSILKYRLRSILLGLAMVCTFVSNAVVVPPIDTAEVSDQIWDMYWFVRDRPDSVRTVARELLAQTKQELPKDELGYLYEVIGDSYYMVSRYDSALHYFFLAREVYESIDDSVSLAYNSNYIGTLYNEIGMYDRAARQYILAKNIFTKSKNYWGLSTVNYGLSLIHTELEEYKKAAAICDEAIAQTLLTNDSMGLPSLYMHLSNIRVELGELDTALILAKLAIEYNLKYETGESERSFALAAMADVYNAQGKYQLAMAYADSAMVLAERIGDVLATVYFQTARAISYYGQGESERAWRLLQESAGLCREYGLVGAKRYVFRRMERLARSEEDWKLALTYSDSIKAMSDNVLNDNFDIVMLEEDLKMERERAAKLSHQQAIQDLTLERNTALLMLSIALALAAAIALYIQWKSGQRRNKLNEALAIRNSEIIQKNKELDVQKQFLEYNQKLLERSNLDKDKLLALISHDLRSPLAQVKSVTELILEGEIRENEQRAFFEKINESVDKSLGNLTEVLVWARAQMDKGITSSKGSVNVRESFQNAYNLVEEQYNRKKIECRMICPEPPPLILGDKSHMGTIFRNLLSNAAKFSNRESEVIFEVKQDSDFVYCSVEDHGVGMSTGRVDQILQEQVFDSTRGTERETGTGTGIQLVMEFIRLNDGKIFMESEIGVGTKVTVQFPKAK from the coding sequence TTGACAACTTCTATACTCAAATATCGCCTGCGGAGCATTCTGCTCGGTCTAGCCATGGTATGCACTTTTGTGAGCAATGCCGTGGTTGTACCACCCATCGATACGGCTGAAGTGTCCGATCAGATTTGGGATATGTATTGGTTCGTACGTGATCGTCCAGATTCGGTTCGAACCGTTGCCCGAGAATTGCTCGCTCAGACTAAGCAGGAACTACCCAAAGATGAATTGGGGTATCTCTATGAAGTGATTGGTGATTCCTACTACATGGTATCTCGCTATGATTCGGCCCTTCATTATTTCTTTCTAGCGCGCGAGGTATATGAGTCGATAGATGATTCGGTCTCACTAGCCTACAACTCCAATTATATCGGTACGCTGTACAACGAGATTGGGATGTACGATCGGGCGGCAAGGCAATACATTCTCGCTAAGAATATTTTTACGAAGTCGAAGAATTACTGGGGATTATCTACGGTGAACTATGGCCTTTCTCTTATTCATACCGAGCTTGAAGAGTACAAGAAGGCTGCTGCCATTTGTGATGAGGCCATTGCACAAACGCTCTTGACAAATGATTCCATGGGCTTGCCGAGTTTGTACATGCACCTTTCCAATATTCGAGTGGAGCTTGGGGAGCTAGATACCGCTTTGATCTTGGCAAAACTTGCAATAGAATACAACCTCAAATACGAAACTGGAGAAAGCGAACGATCTTTTGCTTTAGCAGCTATGGCAGATGTCTACAATGCGCAAGGCAAATATCAACTGGCCATGGCTTATGCCGATTCTGCCATGGTGTTGGCAGAGCGAATTGGTGATGTTCTAGCAACGGTTTATTTCCAAACCGCAAGAGCGATTAGCTATTATGGTCAAGGGGAGTCTGAAAGGGCTTGGAGACTTCTTCAGGAATCAGCTGGATTGTGTAGGGAATATGGTTTGGTAGGTGCTAAACGTTATGTCTTCAGACGAATGGAGCGCCTCGCTCGGAGTGAAGAAGATTGGAAGTTGGCCTTGACGTATTCTGATTCCATCAAGGCTATGAGCGACAATGTGTTGAATGACAACTTCGACATCGTGATGCTCGAGGAAGACCTCAAAATGGAGCGAGAACGCGCGGCGAAACTCAGTCATCAGCAAGCCATTCAAGATCTAACACTCGAAAGAAACACGGCTCTTCTCATGTTGTCCATCGCGCTGGCTTTGGCAGCGGCCATTGCCTTGTACATCCAATGGAAAAGCGGACAAAGACGCAATAAATTGAATGAAGCTTTAGCTATTCGTAACTCTGAGATCATTCAAAAGAATAAAGAACTGGACGTCCAAAAACAGTTCCTAGAATACAACCAAAAATTACTAGAACGTTCCAATCTAGACAAAGACAAATTGTTGGCTTTGATCAGTCATGACCTGCGCTCTCCTCTAGCTCAAGTCAAATCGGTAACAGAGTTAATCCTTGAAGGTGAGATTCGCGAGAATGAGCAGCGCGCCTTTTTTGAGAAGATCAATGAGAGCGTTGATAAATCGTTAGGAAACCTCACGGAAGTATTGGTTTGGGCACGCGCTCAAATGGACAAGGGAATCACTTCTTCTAAAGGGAGTGTGAATGTTCGAGAGTCTTTTCAGAATGCCTATAATCTGGTTGAAGAGCAGTACAATCGAAAGAAAATTGAGTGTAGGATGATTTGTCCTGAACCTCCGCCTTTAATCTTGGGGGATAAGAGTCACATGGGAACGATCTTCCGCAATTTACTGAGCAATGCAGCCAAGTTTTCCAACAGGGAATCTGAAGTGATTTTTGAAGTGAAGCAAGATTCTGATTTCGTGTATTGTTCTGTAGAGGATCATGGCGTGGGAATGAGTACTGGACGAGTAGATCAGATCCTTCAGGAGCAAGTATTCGATTCAACGCGAGGAACCGAGCGAGAAACAGGCACAGGAACCGGTATTCAGTTGGTGATGGAATTCATCAGACTAAACGACGGAAAAATCTTCATGGAGAGCGAGATTGGTGTAGGTACCAAGGTGACCGTTCAGTTCCCTAAAGCGAAATAA